The following coding sequences are from one Triticum dicoccoides isolate Atlit2015 ecotype Zavitan chromosome 4A, WEW_v2.0, whole genome shotgun sequence window:
- the LOC119287139 gene encoding cation/calcium exchanger 1-like — MEPPRGRRTRNAAVPTACFLLLLPLLLLVPTLSPSARHHAAPSLRHVVHRAALSSPFFAARPRGDCQKLQALHGAEARCAYLLSHTPCAPAGYVDYLRLFYCGFAGAGHPAAGYAAFLLWLVVLFYLLGDTASEYFCASLEGLSAALRLPPAVAGVTLLSLGNGAPDVFASVVSFAAGDGGDGGGVGLNSALGGALFVSTVVAGVVALAAAGSRGGAVVELRGFLRDLCFLFFALCYLVAVLVSGTITVWVAASFVSIYVAYVVLVWTSQCCAEPGKLPHADLAAPLLLEDDDDDDVPPLPSYSSKTAPASTTATACLHYLVCALRMPLYLPRRLTIPDIAAHRWSRPCAVASAALAPVLLATTWTSHSPAATSSHHHHTSDGHAILLAGAVLGLLLAALAAATTDAASPPRGRRRRVPWLAAGFLMSVLWAYTLARELVALLVAIGYMVGVKASVLGVTVLAWGDSLGDLVSNVAMATHGGPGGAQTAVSACYAGPLFNTVVGLGLSLTLAAGAQYPAPFTLPADSAVYETVGFLCAGLAWAAVVVPARGMRLDRVYGVGLIVIYLTFFGVRVLDSLGLWFG, encoded by the coding sequence ATGGAGCCCCCgcgcggccggcgcactcgcaatgCCGCCGTCCCCACcgcctgcttcctcctcctcctccccctcctcctcctcgtcccaaCCCTCTCCCCCTCCGCCCGCCACCACGCCGCCCCCAGCCTCCGTCACGTCGTGCACCGGGCGGCCCTCTCCTCCCCGTTCTTTGCCGCCAGGCCGCGGGGGGACTGCCAGAAGCTGCAGGCGCTGCACGGCGCGGAGGCCCGGTGCGCCTACCTCCTGTCGCACACCCCCTGCGCGCCGGCGGGGTACGTCGACTACCTCCGCCTCTTCTACTGCGGATTCGCCGGTGCGGGGCACCCGGCGGCGGGCTACGCGGCGTTCCTGCTCTGGCTCGTGGTCCTCTTCTACCTGCTCGGCGACACCGCGTCCGAGTACTTCTGCGCGTCGCTGGAGGGCCTCTCCGCCGCGCTGCGCCTGCCCCCCGCCGTCGCCGGCGTCACGCTGCTCTCGCTCGGCAACGGCGCGCCCGACGTCTTCGCCAGCGTCGTCTCCTTCGCggccggcgacggcggggacggcggcggggtcggcctcaACAGCGCCCTCGGCGGCGCCCTCTTCGTGTCcaccgtcgtcgccggcgtcgtcgcgctCGCCGCCGCGGGGTCACGGGGAGGGGCCGTCGTGGAGCTGCGCGGGTTCCTGCGCGACCTCTGCTTCCTCTTCTTCGCGCTCTGCTACCTCGTGGCCGTGCTCGTGAGCGGCACGATCACCGTCTGGGTGGCCGCGTCATTCGTCTCCATCTACGTCGCATACGTCGTCCTCGTCTGGACCTCCCAGTGCTGCGCCGAGCCGGGCAAGCTGCCGCACGCCGACCTCGCGGCGCCGCTCCTCctagaggacgacgacgacgacgacgtacCTCCGCTGCCGTCCTACTCGTCCAAGACCGCGCCAGCCTCCACGACGGCAACAGCCTGCCTGCATTACCTCGTGTGCGCGCTCCGCATGCCGCTGTACCTCCCGCGGCGGCTCACCATCCCGGACATCGCCGCGCACCGCTGGTCCCGGCCCTGCGCCGTGGCCTCCGCCGCGCTGGCGCCGGTCCTCCTCGCCACGACCTGGACCTCGCACAGCCCGGCGGCAACATCCTCGCACCACCACCACACCAGCGACGGCCACGCGATCCTCCTCGCAGGCGCCGTCCTCGGCCTCCTGTTGGCCGCCCTCGCCGCGGCGACCACGGACGCCGCATCCCCTCCCCGCGGGCGACGGCGCCGCGTGCCATGGCTTGCCGCAGGGTTCCTGATGAGCGTGCTCTGGGCATACACCCTGGCGCGCGAGCTGGTGGCCCTGCTGGTGGCGATCGGGTACATGGTGGGCGTGAAGGCGAGCGTGCTGGGCGTGACGGTGCTGGCGTGGGGGGATTCACTCGGCGACCTGGTCTCCAACGTGGCGATGGCGACGCACGGCGGCCCGGGCGGCGCGCAGACGGCGGTCTCCGCCTGCTACGCCGGGCCGCTGTTCAACACGGTGGTGGGGCTGGGGCTATCCCTCACGCTGGCGGCCGGCGCGCAGTACCCGGCGCCGTTCACGCTGCCGGCCGACTCCGCCGTGTACGAGACGGTGGGGTTCCTGTGCGCGGGGCTGGCgtgggcggcggtggtggtgccGGCGAGGGGCATGCGGCTGGACCGGGTGTACGGGGTGGGCCTTATCGTCATCTACCTCACCTTCTTCGGCGTCCGCGTCCTCGACAGCCTCGGCCTCTGGTTCGGGTAG